The following are from one region of the Strix aluco isolate bStrAlu1 chromosome 30, bStrAlu1.hap1, whole genome shotgun sequence genome:
- the LOC141916730 gene encoding feather beta keratin, producing the protein MSCYDLCRPCGPTPLANSCNEPCVRQCQDSRVIIEPSPVVVTLPGPILSSFPQNTAVGSTTSAAVGNILSAEGVPINSGGFGLSGLGGRYYSRRCLPC; encoded by the coding sequence atgtcctgctACGATCTGTGCCGTCCCTGTGGCCCAACCccacttgccaacagctgcaacgagccctgcgtcaggcagtgccaggactcccgcGTGATTATTGAACCAtctcccgtggtggtgaccctgcccggacccatcctcagctccttcccccagaacaCCGCCGTGGGATCcaccacctccgctgccgttggcaacATCCTGAGtgctgagggagtgcccatcaactccgggggctttggcctctctggCCTTGGTGGCCGCTACTACAGCAGGAGGTGCCTGCCCTGCTAG